Proteins co-encoded in one Suricata suricatta isolate VVHF042 unplaced genomic scaffold, meerkat_22Aug2017_6uvM2_HiC HiC_scaffold_169, whole genome shotgun sequence genomic window:
- the LOC115284717 gene encoding EKC/KEOPS complex subunit LAGE3-like, whose amino-acid sequence MPFSSKTEAEIASASLAPDHTMHGTTVEQELSVLGSILLVHCRAENPSLLRASIVNFLNQLSVVMENLELLRSPTAR is encoded by the exons ATGCCTTTTTCGTCCAAAACGGAGGCGGAGATCGCCAGTGCGTCCTTGGCCCCAGATCATACGATGCACGGAACCACTGTGGAGCAGGAGCTCAGCGTGTTAGGCAGCATCCTGCTCGT CCACTGTAGAGCCGAGAACCCGAGTCTCCTCCGAGCTTCCATCGTCAACTTCCTCAACCAGCTTTCCGTGGTGATGGAGAACCTGGAGCTCCTCAGGTCCCCCACGGCCCGCTAA